The genomic region GTGCAGCAGTttcgtggggggggggggggggggggggggggtgattagttgtacattattgtggtgggaCATTGCAAGACAGTACAACAGTAAAGCTCCAGTTTTGTTGCACATGTGCCAAGATTAAAAGAATAACCCTGTTAGGATGAAATAAAGAGGCTACCAATGCGGATTTGTGTTTGAATTTGCAATCTATGTAGGTGTCttagtcatttttcttttaacgTCTGGGTAAAGCCACCAACCCGGGACAAGCTCTTACAACTTTACGTAACCATTTTTTTGTGACAAGTTATGGACAAGTAGTAAAGAAAGAATgactaaaatatttctaaatcttGCACTGGCAATGACAACTTCCATATTCTCAACACCACATATGTTATATGCATAACATGTTTTGAACTCAAACAATTATATAATTCTAGGAGTAAACTTTTCAATACTGTTACTAGTGTACACTTTTATGTTATCATTCattgacattattaatattattgtgattCATTGTATTTACAGGTAGTTGAAGACACCAAAGAGAAGAGGACAATCATCCATCAAGCTATAAAAGGCTTGTATCCAGGACTTGAAACTAAAACAGAAGATCGTGATGGAAAGAAGTATATTATAGCCTACCATGCAGCTGGCAAAAAAGCTTTAGCAAGTAAGATCGTGCCTCAGTAAAACATTCTGGAGCTATTACCCTACCAGTGCAGTACTGTATCATTCTATTTGATAAGTAAATTCCTAAATCCGTTTATTTTTATCACctaatacaaaaatgttgttttagatTTGTCAACTAACTTATTAACCCCCCTatcgttctaattctgtcagttttttgatgcaaaaagtgatcctatttttttttttgcatagaaatttttgtttatattatgggcctgtaattcttaggattaactcccaggtatgataattatatttatttattatgttataatcataaattttaatataataaataattataaataataaattttaacaaataatgaaatagaccacaacaatgtaatttatcaaaataaaatattttataaaaaaatgtcaaaaggtcagggataaaagtgggcaaaatgtaaatcagggcactgggcaataatgtttggtgcactaaaatatatacttttatttttattatatgttgtgtagtgtttttactgtaaaaaacatttaaaagcaggttacattgtaatctgcctttaaatttcccgcctagccacaccccccgaatacatcacaactcacatcaccaggaagatgtcacatcttttGGGTGATGCGAGTGAGGATGTCCCGCCCTAGCTCACCCCCTGCATCCACcaacgctgctgctgctcgcatgtccatggagatgcaaagcacaatgcaggacttctgcattgtgcatcacatattccgggggtggtgccagcggtgATTTCCCGCTGGCACTACCCCCAGAATTTattattgctgctcgcatcacccggaagatgtgatgcacaatgcagaagtccggCATCAGAGCGGGATCATTAGATTGCCGCTGAAGCGGGGGGCTTCTAAATTTACCCTgggtgtgactcgggattaccgctttttgtaagtggaatccaccccaaatcacacttgggattatttgctaggggggttaatatagagcagcctttataaaaaaacatatgttt from Pyxicephalus adspersus unplaced genomic scaffold, UCB_Pads_2.0 Sca1796, whole genome shotgun sequence harbors:
- the LOC140321275 gene encoding pseudouridylate synthase 7 homolog; translation: MYLNDLSVPADDEDPSEEIFSVLSAEDRKRLEELQLYKNKEDNVAIEVVEDTKEKRTIIHQAIKGLYPGLETKTEDRDGKKYIIAYHAAGKKALASKIVPQ